The following are from one region of the Nicotiana tomentosiformis chromosome 7, ASM39032v3, whole genome shotgun sequence genome:
- the LOC138895753 gene encoding uncharacterized protein, with product MHRISWTDASGCFIQRVFWRLVGLLFTTFQLTGAAFRWWETYERRRPVGATPLSWHEFSVLFLEKFVPQTHREELRWQFEYLRQEDLSVTQYEMQFSELARHAVWLVPSEREKIRRFIKGLNHQFRFIMTLGNIAGAKFDEVVNNARWIEMVRTQEREEREAKRSRGSGSSGSYSGSRGPPQNLPPFFKRDCYECGELGHDTVQHGDARDITIQDDGVLRMQGQISVPNVDGLQELILEEAQSSRYSINPGAAKMYQVLRKYYWWRRMKKDIVGFTAQCLNCQQVKCEYQRPGGLL from the exons ATGCATaggatttcttggacagatgccagcggatgcttcatacaacgggtattctggagactagtggggctcttatttactacttttcagctgaccggagcagccttcagatggtgggagacttatgagaggagaAGACCAGTTGGTGcaacaccactttcatggcatgagttctccgtattatttctggagaagtttgtgccacagacccacAGAGAGGAACTGCGTTGGCAGTTCGAGTATTTACGTCAGGAGGACTTgtccgtgactcagtatgagatgcagttttcagaattggctcgtcatgcagtttggttggttccctctgagagggagaagattaggaggttcattaagGGCCTCAACCATCAGTTCCGTTTTATTATGACTTTGGGAAATATAGCAGGTGCTAAATTCGACGAGGTGGTTAACAATGCTCGATGGATAGAAATGGTCCGtactcaggagcgtgaggagagggaggccaagaggtctcgtggttCGG gttcttctggtagttattctggttctcgaggtccgcctcaGAACTTGCCACCATTCTTCAAGAgggattgctatgagtgtggagagctgggtcat gacacagttcagcacggcgatgccagaGATATTACTATTcaggatgatggggtattgaggatgcagggtcagataTCTGTGCCAAATGTTGATGGACTgcaggagttgattcttgaggaggcccaaagttcgcggtattccattaatccgggtgccgctaagatgtaccaaGTCTTGAGGAagtactattggtggagaagaatgaagaaagatatagtggggtttacagctcagtgtttaaattgtcagcaggtgaagtgcgagtatcagagaccgggcggattgctatag